DNA from Salvelinus alpinus chromosome 17, SLU_Salpinus.1, whole genome shotgun sequence:
GACACTGAATATTATTACAATATATTACTACATTATTATACTCAAATATATAtgagtatactgtatactaagtTATTATACTATAGTACAAATTCTAATGTATTTATCTATTACTCCAAAGTCAATAACTGCCTGAGTGTAGCATTACATTACAACAAGCTCTATGCATGGTATCTGTTTACATTTCACTTTACATGTCTCTCACTTTACATGTCTTATCTAATCAAAtccatttttttaaactttgatGGTAGATTTGTCTTTTTTGTTTCATACTGCTTTTCAAATGTTTTGTCAAACTATTTATAGTCTCAAAATAAGTGTTTATATTTTAGAAGTGTCTAGAGACAATCAACACACAgcacagatacagtgcatttggaaagtattcggaccccttcACTTGTTTTTCTTTAGGAGTAATGTAAGTTCAAGCCATAACTTATCAAATAGCTAAGATTTGAGAACGATCCCACTTGATGACACATATTAGGCAACTTAGTTCACTGTAATACCTTCTAGATACAGGGTAAGATGCACCATttatagggccctataaaatcggTTTCATGTTTTCCTGATTTCGTATTTTTTTTTCCTAAATTCTCTCTTTTGTTTTTCAAACATTTTTACGTCTGGGATTTTTTTTCTCTAAATGTAGATTTTGGGGGTTTTCCCTTTAATGCAAGTGTGCACCAGGAAAATACCTTGTTTGGTTAAGTGGTGTTGATGTGGCGCTCATTTGATTGCAGAGTTTGccaaacaaatggccactggattgatgtaAATAATCAAGATataattctgccaggtaggcatagaCTACTTTGTAGTTAACGTTTAATTAAGAAgatttttgggaaagcctttccatctctaCCTCATCGCTAACAGCTACAAAGTGTAGACTTAAGCAcgcatcagacacacacacagacaggggcattcctgTGCCGTTTCAGAAAGTCTTGTGAACATTctcaaatctgcataaaaacaatatgctcaTTTTCCATCAACTGTAGGGTACTAGGGGGTAACTATTCTCATGGGGTAACTGCCCCCCCCTCGAAATCACATTAAGACCACAAGATGTCACCAAATTATTTTCCCAACACTCCCTCGTTAACAAAACATTTCCTCCGTGTCATCACAACTTTGAGATATTTCAACAAAACGATTTTGTGGTAAGTTGATCAAATTttttgaaatttaaaaaaaattgtagatatATTCCAATGAAGTTAGATCTATCATTGTTTCGTAAATATACAAGGAAAGCCCTAAGAAAAATAATCCACTTGTTTAGAGAGACAAATGTTGATAATTTGAGTAAAGTAGTAATATGTTGGGGTCAACTCACCCCCCCTTACTAGGGGGTAACTGGCCCAGTTAGGGGCTAGTTACCCCTTCATGGTTATGTGTTTCTACCAGTCATTTAGACAATGACTAGCCCAGTTAGCACTAGTttatgctaacttgctagctagcaacttgaCTTGCAGTAAATGCTatccagctagctagttagcataagcTGCTAGGAGTGCTAGCTAGCAACCTTACTACCAGATCGTCTGAagtaaaatacataaaaaatataaCGTAACTTAACTGAAGTTGTAAATGTTTCCAATAGTGACTGATAGCTTTACAGTTAATGTTACTTAATAGCCTTTTAGCTATTTAACACAACATTTtatgtcatatacagtgcatttggaaagtactcagaccccttcactttttccaaattttgttacgttacagccttattctaaaatggattaaataaaaaaatgtcctcaATATACACAatataacccataatgacaaaagagaaaacaggtttttagaaatgtttgcaaatgtatatataaaaaaaacatttacataggtattcagaccctttactatgagacttgaaattgagctcaggtgcatcctgtttccattgatcatccttgagatgtttctacaacttgattggagtctacctgtggtaaattcaattgattggacatgatttagaaaggcacacacgtgTCTATTTATGGTCCCAtagatgacagtgcatgtcagagcaaaaaccaagccatgaggtcgaaggaattgtccgtagagctccgagacaggattgtgtcgaggcacagatccagggaagggtaccaaaaaatgtctggagcattgaaggtcccaaagaacacagtggcctccatcattcttaaatggaagaagtttggaaccaccaagactcttcctagagctggctgcccggctaaactgagcaatcgggggagaaggtacTTGGTcagggtaaccaagaacccgatggtcactctgacagagctccagagttcctctgtggagatgggagaaccttccagaagaataaccatctctgcagcactctaccaatcaggcctttagagtagagtggccagacgaaagccactccttagtaaaagacacattgacagcccacttggagttttccaaaagccacctaaaggactctcagaccatgagaaacaagattctctggtttgatgaaaccaaaattgaactttttggcctgaatgccaagcgtcacgtctggaggaaaactggcaccatccttacggtgaagcatggcggtggcagaatcatgctgcggggatgtttttcagcggcagggactgggagactagtcaggatcgagagaaagatgaacggaggaaagtacagagagatccttgatgaaaacctgctccagagcgctcaggaccttagactggggtgaaagttcaccttccaacagcacaacaaccctaagcacacagccaagacaacgcaggagtggcttcaggacaagtctctgaatgttcttgagtggcccagccagagcccggacttgaacccgatctaacatctctgaagagacatgaaaataactgtgcagcgacgctccccatccaacctgaagaataggagaaactccccaaatacagatgtgccaagcttgtagcgtcatactcaagaagactcgaggctgtaattgctgccaaaggtgcttcaacaaagtactgagtaaagggtctgaatatttacttaaatgtgttatttcagggttttttttaaatacattttcaaaaattttgaaaaacctgtttttgctttgtcattatggggtattgtgtgggcTCATGAGCTGTGCTccaattttactgtggatagcttTATTTTGGACCTATGTACAAATTAGAATCGTGCATAAGAGTTGCCACATCAATGTCACTGAATTAATTTAGTTAAGATATTGTTATTAAATGTTCAATACCAATGTTATTTAATGTTATTAGTTATATTCCATTTCAATATTATATTGCAATTAATATTTGTTTTAATTCATTTAAAACAACTATTGAAAACCTTTTGCTCCCGAATGTCATTTCATAGACTGCTGGGATTTAAGATCTTGCATTATTCAAATCATATTTAGTTCAATTGTACATAATGGATGGTATGGAAAAGGATCAACAGAGAAAAAACAAAGGAAATTAATGTGCAGGTGAGTTAAAAAGGACTTTACATCACATCTCCTCATgctacaccccccccccttaTTTAGAAATAAGACAACTAGACCAAGCTTTttaagtattacttactaaagaaTTTCTAAATAAAAGTACCCGGGAAAATTATCCCAGTACTTTAAAAAACGCCACTTTTCTAAAAACAACATTTCATGAAATCACTAAAGAAGTGTAGACTGTAGCCATTTATTTCGCTTTATAGTTGATGACCTTCATCCACTGCTTTTTTGGGTCAGCAATTAGACATTGTTCTTAGGGGAGCTAGTTACACCCTCCTACCATACTTGTTGTGGATAAAGGTATGcgtgtgtgatgacgtagtgcacataaaaatacttTTTGCGGTTacattcccatgtaccgaataaagtATACAAGTTAAATGGGGATCCATTGCATATTCAACTCTACTGACGGTTTtgtcacacacaaaaaaatgcattatagcgaatgtgcccactctggacATGGTACTGCGCTCTATCCAACAgctcaacagctcacagatatgGAAACATGTTTTATTTGTAAAATGCCAGCCAaacatcaatcatcatgtcaccagaataagatactatatttattggaaaggagcatcaaccttgcactttcaccacccgtTGAAGTTTATCTGTAGCCTAATCATCTGCACGCTTCCTTCCCTGAGTCTTGGGAGGatcacacaccatatcatcacgtgactccaagtttacttcgatatgatggttattatatcaataagGCGTTTCCACAGCCAATTCACGCATACCAAATGTTACCGACACCAATTGTCTGTGGGCATTTAGGCTATAAACTTGTACCGGCATTTCATGTTATCATCAACCCGGTCGTGATTTATTTCATATGTCAGGTAATTCATCCACATGAAATGGTTGTTCATGGCTTATGATTCACTTGTGCAAATTAATACATGTTCTATTCAGTTCAATAGATTTGGTTGATTTCTTACTAAATTCAATACATAGGCTATGTGAATATTGTTGAATTCGGTTGTAATGTCTGCAATACGTGATTCCGTTCGCGTTCTCCACAACACGGAATAGGGCCCTAAACCTTTATAATGTTGCATTTGTGACTTAGGTTTGTCCCATATTTATGTAGGTGTATATATTGTCCTTGTGTATTTTGAGTACATATCCATCAGTATTGACTGTAGATTTACAACCATTTTGTGCACAGATTGAAACATCCATGTTTGATTAAATAAAGCTAAATGAAGCTGGACAGTGCTGATGTTGCTCTTTTTCTGGTTTGTTTGAGATGTCAAAGATGTATTTTAGAGGCACCTGTTGCAATCTTCTACACCAACACTTCTACACCAACAATTAGTGTTTGATATCCACCTAGCAGCCCTCAACTCTTACCCAGCACTACAGTAAAACACTGATATAACAAATACATATTTATTGAATCTGTTACAAACATCAAACCAAAAACTAGTTTTGACTCTTAAAATATAATTCAATATGTGTtctagaatttgttctttacCTAATTATATTTTAATGTAATCTCCACCTTTTCAGTGTTACTCACACATCCATTATCTCAAAATTCAAAAGCACTAAAACTGTAGCATGAAAAGGGGTTTTCAGTGTCAAAGGCTGCCATTTATTTACAGATTTGGCTGAAAAAGTGGTTCATCTTGTAGACCTAAGGAATGTGCATTTACTTATTTGGTTTTCCTGTTGGGATTTGGGTCTACCTATctacattataaaaacattaacaAACAGGTAGGTGAGAATGAAAGAATGTCATTCATaaacatttgtttaaaaaaaaaaatcaccgcATGATTGTTTTCACATTCTTTCTTAGTTGGATCTTTTTAGTGCCCTACTAGGCCTACATACAAATATTACAATTCAATTGTAAAATCTTACAATATTTTTTGCATAACCTTTGAGTCCTTTTGAACTGTAGGTTGACACTCATTGTGCAGTCCTTTTGGCGCAAACCAGCTCCTTATTTTCTACTACGCTCCACATCATGAGTAGCTCCTGAGGGCTCAGTTTATGGACTACGATTAGGTTTTTGAAAAAGCACGGTTCGCTGTTCATTGGGCTCACTCTGCGTTTCATGATGCCAAAGGTCCTAAATCCTGGGTGCATCTCAGGTGCCAAGtgtagcttctgtagacacatTCCCAAAAAGACATCATCAATCGGATAGAGCTCCAAGGCCTCTGAAACCACGAACAGTCTCCGAGCTAATTGTGAGGACATTAAAaacccaccaccaccaacatAAGGTGGGTACGGTTTGTCAAACAGCTCTTTGGGGATGTAATATTTGCTCTGGCGGTTTCTGATGGGGATGGCTTTGGAGATGGTGTCCCCAACAAATACATTTAGAACTTTGCGGTCCTCTGTCTTGAAACGAATAAGTTCCAGCAAGTTATTTGTATTCACGAAAACGTCATCATCCCCTTTGAATATAAACTTGGCACTGCAGCAGTGAATATCAAACCATTTCAGAAAATTTACCTCTTTCAAGGTGAGGTTGAAAAATGTGTCCATAAAATCCCATTGGAGAATGTCTCCATATATCATGTCCTCATACTCAATCAACTTTTGAAGGTTTTTAGTGTCTTTGCCATTTGTAGGGCTTCCAAGGAGAAACAGCGTTTTTATTCTCTTACCATCAATTGTTTGTTCCCTACCCCAGGTATTCCGCACGGCCTCTCGCCTATCATGCTGCTCTATAACGGATTTTACAACCATGAGCAAGTGCACGTCTCCATTCCTGCACTTATCCGGATGGTTTATCAACATTGGGAAATATCGACAATGTCTGTGCAACACAAACTGGTGGAACCTCGTATCCAAACGTCGAAACCAATCATTTTTCCTTACAGCTGAATCTTCACTGCAGTTCATAACGTGTACATCCCAAGTAGACGCAGTAGTGTTGGAGACGGTCACCCGTGGCGCATCCAAATCATCACCAATAACTGGCGGCGAGTAGTTTCCCAAACTGCTTTTCAATATGCGTTTTCCTTTGTATAAATCACACTCAGGTCCACACCAACCGGCGTGTCCCATACTTTTAACCTCCATGTCGTCCTTGATGCTGTTATCCACAAGCTTGAACTTTGAAATCATCACCAAAGACGCAAAAACGAGAGACAAGCTCAGGAGAGTTTTCA
Protein-coding regions in this window:
- the LOC139542584 gene encoding UDP-GlcNAc:betaGal beta-1,3-N-acetylglucosaminyltransferase 7-like, yielding MDNFFRRKRILKTLLSLSLVFASLVMISKFKLVDNSIKDDMEVKSMGHAGWCGPECDLYKGKRILKSSLGNYSPPVIGDDLDAPRVTVSNTTASTWDVHVMNCSEDSAVRKNDWFRRLDTRFHQFVLHRHCRYFPMLINHPDKCRNGDVHLLMVVKSVIEQHDRREAVRNTWGREQTIDGKRIKTLFLLGSPTNGKDTKNLQKLIEYEDMIYGDILQWDFMDTFFNLTLKEVNFLKWFDIHCCSAKFIFKGDDDVFVNTNNLLELIRFKTEDRKVLNVFVGDTISKAIPIRNRQSKYYIPKELFDKPYPPYVGGGGFLMSSQLARRLFVVSEALELYPIDDVFLGMCLQKLHLAPEMHPGFRTFGIMKRRVSPMNSEPCFFKNLIVVHKLSPQELLMMWSVVENKELVCAKRTAQ